A genomic window from Streptomyces sp. NBC_00234 includes:
- the lysA gene encoding diaminopimelate decarboxylase has translation MSRSAHPAGPRHADVLHEGHYAAPPADLNVLDEKVWARTVTRDADGALTVGGIEVARLAEEFGTPAYFLDESDFRARCRAWADAFGRDADVFYAGKAFLSRAVVRWLQEEGLNLDVCSGGELTTALDAGMPPERIAFHGNNKSMAEIERAVGIGVGRIVLDSFQEIVRVADVAQRLGRRQRVQIRVTVGVEAHTHEFIATAHEDQKFGIALAGGQAAEAVRRALTLDGLELIGIHSHIGSQIFDMAGFEVSARRVVQLLAEVRDEHGVELPEIDLGGGLGIAYTSEDDPSEPHEIAKALSDIVTRECEAAGLTTPRISVEPGRAIVGPTAFTLYEVGTIKPLDGLRTYVSVDGGMSDNIRTALYDAEYSVALVSRTSDAEPMLVRVVGKHCESGDIVVKDAFLPADLAPGDLIAVPATGAYCRSMASNYNHALRPPVVAVRDGQARVIVRRETEEDLLSLDVG, from the coding sequence ATGAGCCGATCCGCCCACCCCGCCGGACCCCGTCACGCCGATGTCCTCCACGAAGGGCACTACGCGGCGCCGCCCGCCGACCTGAACGTTCTGGACGAGAAGGTCTGGGCCCGTACCGTCACCCGCGACGCCGACGGCGCGCTCACCGTCGGCGGGATCGAAGTCGCCCGGCTCGCCGAGGAGTTCGGCACCCCGGCCTACTTCCTCGACGAGAGCGACTTCCGGGCCAGGTGCCGCGCCTGGGCCGACGCCTTCGGACGCGACGCCGATGTGTTCTACGCCGGGAAGGCGTTCCTGTCGCGTGCCGTCGTGCGCTGGCTCCAGGAGGAGGGGCTCAACCTCGACGTCTGCTCCGGCGGCGAGCTGACCACCGCGCTGGATGCCGGGATGCCCCCCGAGCGCATCGCCTTCCACGGCAACAACAAGAGCATGGCCGAGATCGAGCGCGCCGTCGGCATCGGCGTCGGGCGGATCGTGCTCGACTCCTTCCAGGAGATCGTCCGGGTCGCCGACGTCGCCCAGCGCCTCGGCAGGCGTCAGCGCGTCCAGATCCGCGTCACCGTCGGCGTCGAGGCCCACACGCACGAGTTCATCGCCACCGCCCACGAGGACCAGAAGTTCGGCATCGCGCTGGCCGGGGGACAGGCCGCCGAGGCCGTCCGCAGGGCGCTCACCCTCGACGGGCTCGAACTCATCGGCATCCACTCGCACATCGGCTCGCAGATCTTCGACATGGCCGGCTTCGAGGTCTCCGCGCGACGCGTGGTGCAGCTGCTGGCCGAGGTGCGCGACGAACACGGTGTGGAGCTCCCCGAGATCGACCTGGGCGGCGGGCTCGGCATCGCCTACACCTCCGAGGACGACCCGAGCGAGCCGCACGAGATCGCCAAGGCGCTCAGCGACATCGTGACCCGCGAGTGCGAGGCGGCCGGCCTCACCACCCCGCGGATCTCCGTCGAACCGGGCCGCGCCATCGTCGGACCCACCGCCTTCACGCTGTACGAGGTCGGCACCATCAAGCCCCTCGACGGACTCCGTACGTACGTGAGCGTCGACGGCGGCATGTCGGACAACATCCGCACCGCGCTGTACGACGCCGAGTACAGCGTCGCGCTCGTCTCCCGCACCTCCGACGCCGAGCCGATGCTCGTGCGTGTCGTCGGCAAGCACTGCGAGAGCGGCGACATCGTGGTCAAGGACGCGTTCCTGCCGGCGGACCTCGCCCCGGGCGACCTGATCGCGGTGCCCGCCACCGGCGCGTACTGCCGCTCCATGGCGAGCAACTACAACCACGCCCTGCGTCCGCCGGTCGTCGCCGTGCGGGACGGACAGGCGCGAGTGATCGTCCGGCGGGAGACAGAGGAAGATCTTCTGTCACTCGATGTCGGCTGA
- a CDS encoding homoserine dehydrogenase: MRTRPLKVALLGCGVVGSEVARIMTTHADDLAARIGAPVELAGVAVRRPSKVREGIDPALITTDATALVKRGDIDVVIEVIGGIEPARTLITTAFEHGASVVSANKALLAEDGAALHAAAESQGRDLYYEAAVAGAIPLVRPLRESLAGDKVNRVLGIVNGTTNFILDKMDTSGAGYSEALDEATALGYAEADPTADVEGFDAAAKAAILAGIAFHTRVKIGEVHREGITEVTAADIASARRMGCTVKLLAICERAADGRSVTARVHPAMIPLSHPLASVREAYNAVFVEADAAGQLMFYGPGAGGSPTASAVLGDLVAVCRNKLSEATGPGESAYTRLPVSPMGEVVTRYHISLDVADKPGVLAQVATVFAEQGVSIDTVRQQSRQDGDGEASLVVVTHRAPDAALSATVEALRKLDTVRGVASIMRVEGE; this comes from the coding sequence ATGCGTACGCGTCCGCTGAAGGTGGCGCTGCTGGGCTGTGGAGTGGTCGGCTCAGAGGTGGCGCGCATCATGACGACGCACGCCGACGACCTCGCCGCGCGCATCGGCGCGCCGGTGGAGCTCGCCGGTGTCGCCGTCCGCCGACCCTCCAAGGTGCGGGAGGGGATCGACCCCGCACTGATCACCACGGACGCGACGGCCCTGGTCAAACGGGGTGACATCGACGTGGTCATCGAGGTCATCGGGGGCATCGAGCCCGCCCGGACCCTGATCACCACCGCCTTCGAGCACGGCGCGAGCGTCGTCTCCGCGAACAAGGCGCTGCTCGCCGAGGACGGCGCCGCACTCCACGCCGCCGCGGAGAGCCAGGGCCGGGACCTCTACTACGAGGCGGCCGTGGCCGGCGCCATCCCGCTCGTACGGCCGCTGCGCGAGTCCCTCGCCGGCGACAAGGTCAACCGGGTCCTGGGCATCGTCAACGGCACCACCAACTTCATCCTCGACAAGATGGACACGAGCGGAGCCGGTTACTCCGAGGCGCTCGACGAGGCCACCGCCCTCGGGTACGCCGAGGCCGACCCGACCGCCGACGTCGAGGGCTTCGACGCCGCGGCGAAGGCCGCGATCCTCGCCGGCATCGCCTTCCACACCCGGGTGAAGATCGGTGAGGTGCACCGCGAGGGCATCACCGAGGTGACCGCAGCGGACATCGCGTCCGCCCGCCGCATGGGCTGCACCGTCAAGCTCCTCGCCATCTGCGAGCGCGCCGCCGACGGCAGGTCCGTCACCGCCCGCGTGCACCCCGCGATGATCCCGCTCAGCCACCCGCTGGCCTCCGTGCGCGAGGCGTACAACGCCGTCTTCGTCGAGGCGGACGCGGCCGGCCAGCTGATGTTCTACGGCCCCGGCGCCGGTGGTTCGCCGACCGCGTCCGCGGTCCTCGGCGACCTGGTCGCGGTCTGCCGCAACAAGCTCAGCGAGGCCACCGGCCCCGGTGAGTCCGCGTACACGCGTCTGCCGGTCAGCCCCATGGGCGAGGTCGTCACGCGGTACCACATCAGTCTCGACGTGGCCGACAAGCCTGGCGTTCTCGCCCAGGTCGCGACGGTCTTCGCCGAACAGGGCGTATCCATCGATACGGTCCGCCAGCAGAGCCGACAGGACGGAGACGGCGAGGCTTCTCTCGTCGTCGTCACCCACCGCGCGCCCGACGCCGCCCTTTCGGCGACCGTCGAGGCGCTGCGCAAGCTGGACACCGTGCGCGGTGTCGCCAGCATCATGCGTGTTGAAGGGGAGTAA
- a CDS encoding response regulator, producing the protein MSGASGRVLVVDDSKVIRQLIRVNLELEGFEVVTAADGAECLELVHRVCPDVITLDVVMPRLDGVQTAARLRADPRTSHLPVAIISACTPYEVDAGVAAGVDAFLAKPFEPSELVRMVRRLMHREDPPSVDGRHGAGRAGSPAG; encoded by the coding sequence GTGTCTGGCGCGTCCGGCCGCGTGCTTGTTGTCGACGACAGCAAGGTCATCCGGCAGCTGATCAGGGTCAATCTCGAGCTGGAGGGCTTCGAGGTCGTGACCGCGGCCGATGGTGCCGAGTGTCTGGAACTGGTGCACCGGGTCTGCCCGGATGTGATCACACTCGATGTGGTGATGCCCCGGCTCGACGGAGTCCAGACCGCCGCACGGCTGCGTGCCGATCCGCGGACCAGTCACCTGCCCGTCGCGATCATCAGTGCGTGCACGCCGTACGAGGTGGACGCGGGAGTGGCCGCAGGGGTCGACGCCTTTCTGGCCAAGCCGTTCGAGCCCAGCGAGCTGGTGCGGATGGTCCGGCGTCTGATGCACCGGGAGGACCCGCCGTCGGTCGACGGCAGACACGGTGCCGGACGGGCGGGGAGCCCGGCGGGCTGA
- the thrC gene encoding threonine synthase — MTSKGTHQWRGIIEEYRDRLPVTSTTPVVTLREGGTPLVPAQVLSERTGCEVHLKVEGANPTGSFKDRGMTMAITRAKEEGAQAVICASTGNTSASAAAYAVRAGMVCAVLVPQGKIALGKMGQALVHGAKILQVDGNFDDCLTLARSLSDNYPVALVNSVNPVRIEGQKTAAFEIVDALGDAPDIHVLPVGNAGNITAYWKGYTEYAADGMAARTPRMWGFQASGSAPIVRGEIVKDPSTIATAIRIGNPASWQYALAARDESGGFIDEVTDRQILSAYRLLASQEGVFVEPASAASVAGLLKAAEAGKVDPGQKIVCTVTGNGLKDPDWAVAGAPQPVTVPVDAVTAAEKLGLV; from the coding sequence ATGACCAGCAAGGGCACCCACCAGTGGCGCGGCATCATCGAGGAGTACCGGGACCGCCTTCCGGTCACGAGCACGACGCCGGTCGTCACGCTTCGTGAGGGCGGCACGCCGCTCGTCCCCGCCCAGGTCCTCTCCGAGCGCACGGGCTGCGAGGTGCACCTCAAGGTCGAGGGCGCCAACCCCACCGGGTCGTTCAAGGACCGCGGCATGACCATGGCGATCACCCGCGCCAAGGAGGAGGGCGCGCAGGCCGTCATCTGCGCCTCCACCGGCAACACCTCGGCCTCCGCCGCCGCTTACGCGGTGCGGGCCGGCATGGTCTGCGCCGTCCTCGTACCGCAGGGCAAGATCGCACTCGGCAAGATGGGCCAGGCACTCGTCCACGGCGCCAAGATCCTCCAGGTCGACGGAAACTTCGACGACTGCCTCACCCTGGCCCGCTCGCTCTCGGACAACTACCCGGTGGCGCTGGTCAATTCGGTCAATCCGGTCCGTATCGAGGGCCAGAAGACCGCCGCGTTCGAGATCGTCGACGCGCTCGGCGACGCCCCGGACATCCATGTCCTGCCGGTCGGCAACGCGGGCAACATCACCGCGTACTGGAAGGGTTACACCGAATACGCGGCGGACGGGATGGCCGCGCGCACCCCGCGCATGTGGGGCTTCCAGGCTTCCGGTTCCGCGCCCATCGTGCGCGGCGAAATCGTCAAGGACCCCTCGACGATCGCCACCGCGATCCGGATCGGCAACCCGGCGTCCTGGCAGTACGCGCTGGCCGCACGGGACGAGTCGGGCGGCTTCATCGACGAGGTGACGGACCGGCAGATCCTGTCCGCCTACCGTCTGTTGGCCTCCCAGGAGGGCGTCTTCGTCGAGCCCGCATCGGCCGCTTCGGTCGCCGGTCTGCTCAAGGCCGCCGAAGCGGGCAAGGTCGACCCCGGTCAGAAGATCGTCTGCACCGTCACGGGCAACGGCCTCAAGGACCCCGACTGGGCCGTCGCGGGCGCCCCGCAGCCGGTCACGGTTCCGGTCGACGCGGTCACCGCGGCCGAGAAGCTCGGCCTCGTCTAG
- a CDS encoding 2OG-Fe(II) oxygenase family protein, producing MPVLMPSSDVPTIDISPLFGDDADAKKHVAQQINKACRGSGFFYASHHGVDVQLLQDVVNEFHRTMTDQEKHDLAIHAYNKDNPHVRNGYYKAIKGKKAVESFCFLNPLFGEDHPKIRSGTPMHEVNLWPDEDRHPRFRPFGEKYFAEMLRLSTVIMRGLALALGKPENFFDAGLAKEDTLSSVSMIRYPYLEDYPPVKTGPDGMKLSFEDHLDVSMITVLYQTQVQNLQVETVDGWQDLPTSQDNFLVNCGTYMGHITNDYFPAPNHRVKFVNAERLSLPFFLNAGHDSVIEPFWPEGAQDKETNPAISYGEYLQQGLQSLIVKNGQT from the coding sequence ATGCCAGTCCTGATGCCGTCGTCCGACGTGCCGACCATCGACATATCGCCGCTGTTCGGTGACGACGCGGACGCCAAGAAGCACGTCGCCCAACAGATCAACAAGGCGTGCCGTGGGTCCGGGTTCTTCTACGCGTCCCATCACGGAGTGGACGTACAACTGCTCCAGGACGTGGTCAACGAGTTCCACCGGACCATGACCGACCAGGAGAAGCACGACCTGGCGATCCACGCGTACAACAAGGACAACCCGCACGTACGCAACGGCTACTACAAGGCGATCAAGGGCAAGAAGGCCGTCGAGTCCTTCTGCTTCCTGAACCCGCTGTTCGGCGAGGACCATCCGAAGATCAGGTCGGGGACGCCGATGCACGAGGTGAACCTCTGGCCGGACGAGGACCGGCACCCGAGGTTCCGGCCCTTCGGCGAGAAGTACTTCGCCGAGATGCTCCGGCTCTCCACGGTGATCATGCGAGGGCTCGCGCTCGCTCTCGGGAAGCCCGAGAACTTCTTCGACGCGGGCCTCGCGAAGGAGGACACCCTGTCCTCCGTGTCGATGATCCGCTACCCCTACCTGGAGGACTACCCGCCGGTGAAGACCGGCCCGGACGGCATGAAGCTCAGCTTCGAGGACCACCTCGACGTCTCGATGATCACCGTGCTGTACCAGACCCAGGTGCAGAACCTCCAGGTCGAGACGGTCGACGGCTGGCAGGACCTGCCGACCTCCCAGGACAACTTCCTGGTGAACTGCGGTACGTACATGGGGCACATCACCAACGACTACTTCCCGGCCCCGAACCACCGCGTGAAGTTCGTCAACGCGGAACGGCTGTCCCTGCCCTTCTTCCTCAACGCGGGGCACGACAGTGTGATCGAACCCTTCTGGCCCGAGGGCGCGCAGGACAAGGAGACCAACCCCGCGATCTCGTACGGCGAGTACCTCCAGCAGGGCCTGCAGTCCCTGATCGTCAAGAACGGCCAGACCTGA
- the nrtL gene encoding ArgS-related anticodon-binding protein NrtL, translating to MTPADLSMTVLHAVRRAVDEDALRAPVPARVRVERTRPGGSGDYACAVALQLAGPAALPPREVARILRDRVAGTPGIGRVEITGPGFLNFTLDAYADAAARAALVHEVREQGLRYGRVTAHTGQLHRLHHRSEVRAAVVSQTVARVLRTQGGQVRTGCTGAPDPDWEQLRVGVGPYDGAAGSTELRPVPAGATAGELLGRLGRDAALWGLLRPAGHDRAPLGDDLLVQGEANQLFLVRYAHSRARALVRGAAALGFTGAYEEDVEAPALHAALADHPGVLAAAARLHAPDRIARHLETVADAFFDFHDTCPPLPVGDEKPSAAHRSRLALAEAAGTVLAGGLYLLGISAPEHL from the coding sequence GTGACCCCGGCAGATCTCTCCATGACCGTGCTGCACGCCGTGCGGCGCGCGGTCGACGAGGATGCCTTGCGCGCGCCCGTACCCGCGCGCGTGCGAGTGGAGAGGACCAGGCCCGGCGGCAGCGGTGACTACGCCTGCGCCGTGGCTCTCCAGCTGGCCGGTCCGGCGGCACTGCCGCCGCGGGAAGTGGCGCGGATCCTCCGGGACCGGGTCGCCGGTACGCCCGGCATCGGGCGGGTCGAGATCACCGGGCCCGGTTTTCTGAACTTCACGCTCGACGCCTATGCCGACGCCGCCGCGCGCGCCGCCCTCGTGCACGAGGTGCGGGAGCAGGGGCTCCGGTACGGCCGGGTCACCGCACACACCGGACAGCTCCACCGGCTGCACCACCGGAGCGAGGTCAGGGCCGCGGTCGTCTCGCAGACCGTGGCGCGCGTCCTGCGCACGCAGGGCGGCCAGGTGCGCACCGGCTGCACCGGCGCGCCCGACCCCGACTGGGAGCAGCTGCGGGTCGGTGTCGGGCCGTACGACGGGGCCGCCGGCAGCACCGAGCTCCGTCCCGTACCCGCCGGAGCCACCGCCGGTGAACTGCTCGGCAGGCTCGGCCGCGACGCCGCCCTGTGGGGACTGCTCCGGCCCGCCGGCCACGACCGTGCCCCGCTCGGTGACGACCTCCTCGTACAGGGGGAGGCCAATCAGCTCTTCCTGGTCCGGTACGCCCACTCCCGCGCCCGCGCGCTCGTCCGCGGCGCCGCCGCGCTCGGGTTCACCGGCGCGTACGAGGAGGACGTCGAGGCGCCCGCGCTCCACGCCGCACTCGCCGACCACCCCGGCGTCCTCGCCGCCGCGGCCCGCCTCCACGCCCCCGACCGGATCGCCCGGCACCTCGAAACCGTGGCGGACGCCTTCTTCGACTTCCACGACACGTGTCCGCCGCTCCCCGTCGGCGACGAGAAACCCTCGGCCGCCCACCGCTCCCGGCTGGCCCTTGCCGAAGCCGCCGGGACGGTGCTGGCAGGCGGCCTGTACCTGCTCGGCATCAGCGCGCCCGAACACCTCTGA
- the bla gene encoding class A beta-lactamase produces the protein MQQLRARRAVLGALTALALTSPAACGQGDTPAQAPARAPSATKSQPGEAAGPGEAAKPLAGETRALRSRFTALERKFGARLGVYAVDTGTGREVAYNDGERFAYASTFKALAAGAVLRKYSLSGMDRVVTYSRDDLVPRSEVTAKHVGTGMSLGALCDAAIRHGDNTAANLLFDQLGGPAGLDAALEEIGDDVTRMDRRETQLNEWSPGATQDTSTPRALAEDLRSYALEDTLGKGERAQLAKWLRSSTTGAALIKAGMPKDWVVGNRAGAGSTYGVRNDIAVVWPPDTAPIVVAIMSNSTTPDTGYDDRLIAQAASVVAGTLS, from the coding sequence ATGCAGCAGTTACGTGCCCGGCGCGCCGTTCTCGGTGCGCTCACCGCCCTCGCCCTCACGTCGCCGGCGGCCTGCGGCCAGGGCGACACGCCCGCGCAGGCCCCGGCCCGCGCCCCCTCCGCAACGAAGAGCCAACCTGGCGAAGCGGCCGGCCCCGGCGAGGCCGCGAAACCCCTGGCCGGTGAGACCCGCGCACTGAGGAGCCGGTTCACCGCCCTCGAGCGGAAGTTCGGCGCCCGGCTCGGCGTCTACGCCGTCGACACCGGCACCGGCCGCGAGGTGGCCTACAACGACGGCGAGCGGTTCGCCTACGCCTCCACCTTCAAGGCCCTGGCCGCCGGAGCCGTCCTGCGCAAGTACTCCCTGAGCGGCATGGACCGGGTCGTCACCTACTCCCGCGACGACCTCGTCCCCCGCTCCGAGGTGACGGCGAAGCACGTCGGCACCGGGATGAGCCTGGGCGCGCTCTGCGACGCGGCCATACGGCACGGCGACAACACCGCGGCCAACCTGCTCTTCGACCAACTGGGCGGCCCCGCCGGCCTGGACGCCGCCCTGGAGGAGATCGGCGACGACGTCACCCGCATGGACCGCCGCGAGACCCAGCTCAACGAGTGGTCCCCGGGCGCCACCCAGGACACCAGCACACCACGCGCCCTCGCCGAGGACCTGCGCTCCTACGCCCTCGAAGACACCCTGGGCAAGGGCGAACGCGCCCAGCTCGCGAAGTGGCTCCGCTCCAGCACGACGGGCGCCGCCCTCATCAAGGCCGGAATGCCCAAGGACTGGGTGGTCGGCAACCGGGCGGGAGCCGGCAGCACCTACGGAGTCCGCAACGACATCGCCGTGGTCTGGCCCCCCGACACCGCCCCCATCGTCGTGGCGATCATGTCGAACAGCACCACCCCGGACACCGGCTACGACGACCGGCTGATCGCCCAGGCCGCATCGGTGGTCGCGGGCACGCTGTCCTGA